One genomic window of Halovivax cerinus includes the following:
- a CDS encoding DUF547 domain-containing protein codes for MSTQIDPLAVSADLLYSVKTDGESASLRSQLARLDPGHLEWALSSRRHRLAFWLNVFNASVQLIIEDRGGRFRGSRYDRWSVFARDRVEVAGTQLRLTDIRDGMLRHSRARWGRGYVPRVFPSRFERRFRLPECDPRIHFALSSADDHSPPVTIFSPAEVDEELDVATEWHLAETVTHDPNRRAITVPRLFKRYRGDFGGASGIRGFLARYDVPVERAASIEYASFDRPVDVTRF; via the coding sequence ATGTCGACGCAGATCGATCCGCTCGCCGTCTCCGCCGACCTGCTGTACTCGGTGAAGACGGACGGCGAATCGGCGTCACTCAGATCGCAACTCGCCCGACTCGACCCCGGACACCTGGAGTGGGCGCTCTCGAGTCGGCGACATCGCCTCGCGTTCTGGCTCAACGTCTTCAACGCGTCCGTCCAGCTCATCATCGAAGACCGTGGCGGCCGGTTTCGCGGCTCGCGGTACGATCGGTGGTCGGTCTTCGCTCGCGATCGGGTCGAGGTGGCTGGCACCCAACTGCGTCTCACCGACATCCGGGACGGGATGCTCCGTCACTCCCGCGCTCGGTGGGGAAGGGGCTACGTTCCGCGGGTGTTTCCGTCACGGTTCGAACGTCGCTTTCGACTGCCCGAGTGTGACCCGCGTATCCACTTCGCGCTTTCGAGCGCCGACGACCACTCGCCACCCGTGACGATCTTTTCGCCGGCCGAGGTCGACGAGGAACTCGACGTCGCGACCGAGTGGCACCTTGCGGAGACGGTCACTCACGACCCGAATCGCCGCGCTATCACCGTTCCACGCCTCTTCAAGCGGTATCGGGGCGACTTCGGCGGGGCGAGCGGGATACGGGGCTTCCTCGCCCGGTACGACGTACCGGTCGAACGGGCGGCGTCGATCGAGTACGCCTCGTTCGACCGACCGGTCGACGTCACGCGGTTCTGA
- a CDS encoding succinylglutamate desuccinylase/aspartoacylase family protein, with product MVAEFHAADRRTLATLPSGVDVATTIHTYDGGTAGPTLYVQAAQHGREVNGTAVLKRFHDRLSGELAGRIVAVPVADPLTFDRVSYTTPEVIDSVNPNMNRVWPGDENGSLHQRMAATLWEHVETADAIVDLHTGSPDMYPHVVYLEGSHESRALAEAFGTDLLLAETAGEDAPDEWHRRGFAGKLRVVADREGIPAITPELAHSRQLQEDPIELGVEGLFAVCRTLGMLEGTVTDREQTVARNHLGQVTASASGLFRPKPALELGSVMPAGTALGTVYDPTTYETLQNVTTDRAGILYALTRDATVNAGDKLASVAIVRDE from the coding sequence ATGGTCGCAGAGTTTCACGCTGCGGACCGACGGACGCTGGCGACGCTCCCCTCGGGGGTCGACGTCGCGACGACGATCCACACGTACGACGGCGGGACGGCCGGGCCCACCCTGTACGTTCAGGCGGCCCAGCACGGTAGAGAGGTGAACGGCACGGCCGTCCTCAAACGGTTTCACGACAGGCTCTCCGGTGAACTCGCCGGTCGAATCGTCGCCGTTCCCGTGGCCGATCCGCTCACGTTCGATCGGGTGTCGTACACGACCCCCGAGGTCATCGACAGCGTCAACCCGAACATGAACCGGGTGTGGCCCGGGGACGAGAACGGCTCGCTTCACCAGCGCATGGCGGCCACGCTCTGGGAGCACGTCGAGACGGCGGACGCCATCGTCGACCTCCACACCGGCAGTCCCGACATGTACCCGCACGTGGTCTATCTCGAGGGGAGCCACGAATCGCGTGCACTCGCAGAGGCGTTCGGCACCGATCTGTTGCTGGCCGAAACGGCCGGCGAGGACGCCCCCGACGAGTGGCACCGCCGCGGATTCGCGGGGAAACTTCGTGTCGTTGCCGATCGCGAGGGGATCCCCGCCATCACCCCCGAACTCGCCCACAGCCGGCAACTCCAGGAGGACCCGATCGAGCTGGGTGTCGAGGGACTCTTCGCTGTCTGTCGCACCCTGGGAATGCTGGAGGGCACCGTCACCGATCGTGAGCAGACAGTCGCGCGCAACCATCTTGGGCAGGTGACTGCATCGGCGTCGGGACTCTTCCGACCGAAGCCCGCTCTCGAACTCGGGAGCGTGATGCCCGCCGGTACGGCGCTTGGCACGGTTTACGATCCCACGACCTACGAGACGCTCCAGAACGTCACGACCGACCGGGCGGGTATCCTGTACGCACTCACCCGGGACGCGACCGTCAACGCGGGGGACAAACTCGCGAGCGTCGCTATCGTGCGAGACGAATGA
- a CDS encoding peptidylprolyl isomerase: MGNPTATLHTSEGDIEIELYEERAPRTVENFLNLAEHDPAADDDPAPDTTTWADPESGETRGDSLYAGVPFHRVIEGFMIQGGDPTGTGRGGPGYQFDDEFHDDLRHDGPGKLSMANSGPNTNGSQFFITLDAQPHLDDRHAVFGEVTDGMDVVRDIGSVDVDANDQPVEDVEIESVTLDR, encoded by the coding sequence ATGGGAAACCCAACGGCAACCCTGCACACGAGTGAGGGCGACATCGAGATCGAGCTGTACGAAGAGCGGGCCCCACGAACCGTGGAGAACTTTCTGAACCTGGCCGAACACGATCCGGCGGCGGACGACGATCCCGCTCCGGATACCACGACCTGGGCCGATCCCGAATCCGGCGAAACCCGCGGCGACTCGCTGTACGCCGGTGTCCCCTTCCACCGTGTCATCGAGGGGTTCATGATCCAGGGTGGTGACCCGACTGGCACCGGCCGCGGCGGACCCGGCTACCAGTTCGACGACGAGTTCCACGACGACCTCCGCCACGACGGTCCCGGAAAACTCTCGATGGCCAACTCCGGGCCCAACACGAACGGTTCGCAGTTCTTCATCACGCTCGACGCCCAACCGCACCTGGACGACCGCCACGCCGTCTTCGGCGAGGTCACCGACGGCATGGACGTCGTTCGCGATATCGGTTCGGTCGACGTCGACGCCAACGACCAGCCGGTCGAGGACGTCGAGATCGAATCCGTCACCCTCGATCGGTAA
- a CDS encoding helix-turn-helix domain-containing protein: protein MHEATFRLEPAGPYGEPTAGTDTTVSLWCNDHADLVSIRGDPAAVLAAVDERVGVSDRIDRGDRTLAVTADCLGEEGGTVDRSLRRHGCLLVPPLRYERGTKLVQVLALDPDDLTALYRDLVDESSVTVESKHSFDEPDTGGDRGQSPFEARPSLSPRQREAITIAHDRGYYERPREVTVQVVGDELGVTRRTAAEHLRRAETKVIDAYVDDTPW from the coding sequence ATGCACGAAGCCACGTTTCGTCTCGAACCTGCTGGTCCGTACGGGGAACCGACCGCCGGGACCGACACCACCGTCTCACTCTGGTGTAACGATCACGCGGACCTCGTGTCGATTCGGGGCGACCCGGCGGCCGTTCTCGCTGCGGTGGACGAGCGGGTCGGCGTCAGCGACCGAATCGACCGTGGCGATCGAACCCTGGCCGTCACCGCGGACTGCCTCGGCGAGGAGGGCGGCACCGTGGATCGCTCCCTCCGACGTCACGGCTGTCTCCTCGTTCCTCCGCTACGATACGAACGCGGCACCAAGCTCGTCCAAGTGCTCGCACTCGACCCGGACGACCTCACGGCACTCTACCGCGATCTGGTCGACGAGAGTTCGGTTACCGTCGAATCGAAGCACTCGTTCGACGAGCCGGATACAGGTGGAGACCGGGGACAGTCGCCGTTCGAAGCGAGGCCGTCGTTGTCACCGCGACAGCGGGAGGCGATCACGATCGCCCACGACCGCGGCTACTACGAGCGTCCACGGGAAGTTACTGTCCAGGTCGTTGGGGACGAACTTGGCGTCACTCGTCGCACAGCCGCGGAACACCTCCGACGCGCCGAAACGAAGGTGATCGACGCGTACGTCGACGATACACCCTGGTAG
- the hutG gene encoding formimidoylglutamase produces MAEATISAPPSWESPASDPNDETFGDVIESATLDAKGTPADAAAAGEFDAVLLGEPYDGAVIGRRGAREGPGAIREALAGVKTHHVDAGPVGRVGDLGDVAWPTDAVDLDEQADVGDVQALAESVTADLHATDALPVFLGGDNSLTVPNVAPLLESGSVGVLNFDAHLDVREPADGPSSGTPYRQLHDRGLDAYAVVGARHFETSTTYVEWLQGEGGAVVTAEAIGSDRDAALDRALRTVSGVDHLYVSVDLDVLDAPAAPGVSAPTPGGLTARELFACVREACADDRLAGFEVVECAPGLDDGTRTARVAARTVAHALAGSGSGGEARV; encoded by the coding sequence ATGGCCGAAGCCACGATTTCGGCGCCACCGAGCTGGGAGTCGCCGGCGAGCGATCCGAACGACGAGACGTTCGGCGACGTGATCGAGTCCGCGACCCTGGATGCGAAGGGCACGCCGGCGGACGCGGCGGCCGCAGGCGAGTTCGACGCCGTCCTCCTCGGCGAACCCTACGACGGCGCCGTCATCGGCCGGCGCGGCGCTCGTGAGGGACCCGGTGCGATCCGCGAGGCGCTGGCCGGCGTCAAGACGCATCACGTCGACGCGGGTCCCGTCGGGCGCGTGGGGGACCTGGGCGACGTGGCGTGGCCGACGGACGCCGTGGATCTCGACGAACAGGCCGACGTCGGCGACGTCCAGGCGCTCGCCGAGTCGGTGACCGCCGACCTCCACGCGACTGACGCCCTGCCGGTCTTCCTCGGTGGCGACAACTCCCTCACCGTCCCGAACGTCGCGCCCCTCCTCGAGTCGGGGTCGGTCGGCGTGCTCAACTTCGACGCTCACCTCGACGTGCGCGAGCCCGCGGACGGGCCGTCTTCCGGGACGCCCTACCGGCAGTTGCACGACCGCGGCCTCGACGCCTACGCCGTCGTCGGTGCGCGCCACTTCGAGACGTCGACGACGTACGTCGAGTGGCTCCAGGGTGAAGGCGGCGCGGTGGTGACCGCAGAGGCGATCGGTTCGGATCGCGACGCGGCGCTCGACCGGGCGTTGCGGACGGTCTCCGGCGTCGACCACCTCTACGTCAGCGTCGACCTGGACGTCCTCGACGCGCCGGCGGCGCCGGGGGTCAGCGCGCCGACACCCGGTGGCCTCACCGCACGAGAACTCTTCGCGTGCGTGCGAGAAGCCTGTGCCGACGACCGTCTTGCCGGGTTCGAGGTCGTCGAGTGCGCGCCCGGCCTGGACGATGGTACTCGGACGGCGCGGGTGGCCGCTCGGACGGTCGCGCACGCCCTCGCCGGCTCCGGTTCCGGGGGTGAGGCCCGTGTCTGA
- a CDS encoding sulfatase family protein, whose protein sequence is MSASKPNVLLIHCHDLGRYLGCYGADVETPNIDALADDGICFERHFGTAPQCSPSRGSLMTGRYPHVNGLMGLAHGHWELHDDEQILPQYLAADGYETHLFGLQHITQDTDRLGYEYVHSEGNLYPGVSPSVHQVNRAKNVTDVVTTFLEKGAFDAPFFASVGFFEVHRVEEANGRYGFQHDLYEADEPDDVTPLPYLPDRRGIRQDLAEMHGMVYAIDDAIGRIRACLTETGLVDETLVVFTTEHGIAFPRAKGTCYNPGIEAALIVSHPDRASGGRRVEELVSNVDVLPTLLDVLDVPVPADLNGRSFAPLLAGDPYEAREEIHAEMTWHDMYNPIRAIRTERFKYIRNFWYLHHVYLPRDVFASEAGREVREAEAVPLRPFEELYDLREGPTEMDNVADEPRYDDRRRELAARLHDWMVETDDPLLDGPIPPGGFSSIMAWPDEAT, encoded by the coding sequence ATGTCCGCGTCGAAGCCGAACGTCCTCCTGATACACTGTCACGACCTCGGTCGGTACCTGGGCTGTTACGGCGCCGACGTCGAGACACCGAATATCGACGCGCTGGCCGACGACGGGATCTGCTTCGAGCGCCACTTCGGGACGGCTCCGCAGTGTTCGCCGAGCCGCGGGAGCCTGATGACCGGCCGGTACCCCCACGTGAACGGGTTGATGGGACTCGCGCACGGACACTGGGAGCTCCACGACGACGAACAGATCCTCCCGCAGTACCTGGCGGCGGACGGCTACGAGACGCACCTCTTCGGCTTGCAGCACATCACGCAGGATACGGACCGCCTCGGGTACGAGTACGTCCACTCCGAGGGGAACCTGTATCCGGGGGTCTCCCCCAGCGTCCACCAGGTCAACCGGGCGAAGAACGTCACCGACGTCGTCACCACGTTCCTCGAGAAGGGGGCGTTCGACGCGCCGTTTTTCGCCTCCGTTGGGTTCTTCGAGGTACACCGCGTCGAGGAGGCGAACGGGCGGTACGGGTTCCAACACGATCTGTACGAGGCTGACGAACCGGACGACGTCACGCCCCTCCCGTATCTCCCTGACCGCCGCGGCATCAGACAGGACCTCGCGGAGATGCACGGGATGGTGTACGCGATCGACGACGCGATCGGCCGCATTCGGGCCTGTCTCACCGAGACCGGCCTCGTCGACGAGACGCTCGTCGTCTTCACCACCGAACACGGAATCGCGTTCCCGCGCGCGAAAGGGACCTGTTACAACCCGGGCATCGAGGCCGCCCTGATCGTTTCACATCCCGACCGTGCCAGCGGGGGCCGGCGGGTCGAGGAACTCGTAAGCAACGTCGACGTGCTCCCGACGCTGCTCGACGTCCTCGACGTCCCGGTTCCGGCCGATCTGAACGGGCGAAGTTTCGCGCCGCTCCTCGCCGGCGATCCGTACGAGGCGCGCGAGGAGATCCACGCCGAGATGACCTGGCACGACATGTACAATCCGATCCGCGCCATCCGGACCGAGCGCTTCAAGTACATTCGAAATTTCTGGTACCTGCACCACGTCTACCTCCCGCGGGACGTCTTCGCGAGCGAAGCCGGCCGCGAAGTCCGTGAAGCGGAGGCCGTCCCGCTTCGTCCGTTCGAAGAACTCTACGACCTCCGGGAGGGACCGACGGAGATGGACAACGTGGCGGACGAACCGCGATACGACGACCGGCGTCGTGAACTCGCCGCCCGCCTACACGACTGGATGGTCGAGACCGACGATCCCCTGCTCGACGGGCCCATCCCGCCGGGCGGATTCTCGTCCATCATGGCCTGGCCGGACGAGGCCACGTGA
- the hutU gene encoding urocanate hydratase: MQHSSESFDRGEPSDTWRAYQGASTGTKIECEGWRQEAALRMLNNNLDPEVAEKPEELVVYGGTGSAARSWDAYDAIVEELRELPDDETLLVQSGKPVGRFRTHERAPRVLIANSNLVGKWDDWEHFHELEAEGKIMYGQMTAGSWAYIGTQGIIQGTYETLAALARAEYDETDLEGRIVVTGGLGGMGGAQPLAVTMNGGVCIAAEVDEERIDRRIETGYCQEKTDDLDEAIERAEEAAAAGESYSVGVHVNAADMLEAMLEREFVPDIVTDQTSAHDALEGYYPSGYTVAEADALRDEDPDRYVAESLDTMERHVQAILDLQDRGAVAFEYGNNIRGQVEDERGLETAFDFPGFVPAYIRPQFCEGRGPFRWAALSGDPEDIYRTDEAVLDLFPEKDSLRRWIDLAQDQVQFQGLPSRVCWLGYSTDDDGLTERARFALRINDLVREGEITAPIVVTRDHLDAGSVASPNRETEAMRDGTDAVADWPILNALLNCAAGADIVSVHDGGGVGIGNALHTNNHVVLDGTEQAAETAKRVFTTDPGMGVIRHADAGYEEALDTARESNVAIPMRDRGGD, from the coding sequence ATGCAGCACTCTAGCGAGTCGTTCGATCGCGGCGAACCGAGTGACACCTGGCGGGCGTACCAGGGTGCGTCGACTGGCACCAAGATCGAGTGTGAGGGATGGCGTCAGGAGGCCGCCCTCCGAATGCTCAACAACAACCTCGACCCCGAGGTGGCCGAGAAACCCGAGGAACTCGTCGTCTACGGCGGGACCGGGAGCGCGGCCCGAAGCTGGGACGCGTACGACGCCATCGTCGAGGAGTTGCGGGAGCTACCGGACGACGAGACGTTGCTCGTTCAGAGCGGCAAGCCCGTCGGACGATTTCGGACCCACGAACGCGCGCCGCGGGTGCTGATCGCCAACTCGAACCTCGTGGGCAAGTGGGACGACTGGGAGCACTTCCACGAACTCGAGGCCGAGGGCAAGATCATGTACGGCCAGATGACCGCGGGCTCGTGGGCGTACATCGGCACCCAGGGGATCATCCAGGGAACGTACGAGACGCTCGCCGCGCTCGCACGCGCAGAGTACGACGAGACCGATCTCGAGGGCCGCATCGTCGTCACCGGTGGGCTCGGCGGGATGGGCGGCGCCCAGCCGCTGGCCGTCACGATGAACGGCGGCGTCTGCATCGCGGCGGAGGTCGACGAAGAGCGCATCGACCGCCGGATCGAGACGGGCTACTGTCAGGAGAAGACCGACGACCTCGACGAAGCGATCGAGCGCGCCGAGGAAGCCGCTGCAGCGGGCGAATCCTACAGCGTCGGCGTGCACGTGAACGCCGCGGACATGCTCGAAGCGATGCTCGAACGTGAGTTCGTGCCCGACATCGTCACGGATCAGACGAGCGCGCACGACGCCCTCGAGGGCTACTACCCGTCGGGGTACACCGTCGCCGAGGCCGATGCGCTCCGCGACGAGGACCCAGATCGCTACGTCGCGGAGAGCCTCGACACGATGGAACGCCACGTCCAGGCCATCCTCGACCTGCAGGATCGCGGCGCGGTCGCGTTCGAGTACGGGAACAACATCCGCGGCCAGGTCGAGGACGAGCGCGGGCTGGAAACGGCGTTCGACTTCCCCGGCTTCGTCCCGGCGTACATCCGCCCGCAGTTCTGCGAGGGTCGTGGCCCCTTCCGCTGGGCCGCACTCTCCGGCGATCCCGAGGACATCTACCGCACGGACGAGGCCGTCCTCGACCTGTTCCCTGAGAAGGACTCCCTGCGACGCTGGATCGACCTCGCCCAGGACCAGGTGCAGTTCCAGGGCCTGCCCTCGCGAGTATGCTGGCTGGGGTACTCCACCGACGACGATGGCCTGACCGAACGCGCCCGCTTCGCCCTGCGGATCAACGACCTCGTCCGCGAGGGCGAGATCACGGCCCCGATCGTCGTCACCCGTGACCACCTGGACGCCGGTTCGGTCGCGAGCCCCAACCGGGAGACCGAGGCCATGCGCGACGGCACCGACGCCGTGGCCGACTGGCCGATCTTGAACGCCCTGCTCAACTGCGCGGCGGGCGCGGACATCGTCTCGGTCCACGACGGCGGCGGCGTCGGCATCGGCAACGCCCTGCACACGAACAACCACGTCGTCCTCGACGGGACCGAGCAGGCCGCCGAGACCGCAAAGCGCGTGTTCACGACGGACCCTGGGATGGGCGTGATTCGCCACGCCGACGCGGGCTACGAGGAGGCCCTCGACACCGCTCGCGAGTCGAACGTCGCGATCCCCATGCGCGATCGAGGTGGAGACTGA
- the hutI gene encoding imidazolonepropionase: MSDLDAVVHDAAEVVVGPDSDATGTDVTIERHEDAAVAIVDGSVAAVGPTDEVTREYPPATAETTIDASGQSVIPGFVDSHTHSVFAGDRSDEFAARLRGADYQVILAEGGGILRTVRAVREASDDELVANLTAQLDAALEHGTTTVEVKSGYGLDRETELRLLAAIHRAGESHPVDVVPTFMGAHAVPEDEDAESYTDRVIDEQLPAVADQGIATFCDVFCEEDVFTPEQSRRILEAGMDHGLAPKIHAEEFAQTGGAQVAADVGAVSADHLLRATDEDAAALAEADVVATLLPAAAFSLDTEYADPTQFTEAGSTVALASDFNPNCHAQSMGFTVALACAKMKMTPEAALTAATRGGARALDAGDVGAGGGSGAAVRSEDAGTIRPGAPGDLLVLDAPSYVHVPYSFGVNRVATVLKGGERVHG, translated from the coding sequence GTGTCTGACCTCGACGCGGTCGTCCACGACGCCGCGGAGGTCGTCGTCGGTCCGGACTCGGACGCTACCGGCACGGACGTGACCATCGAACGCCACGAGGACGCAGCCGTCGCGATCGTCGACGGGTCGGTGGCCGCCGTCGGGCCCACGGACGAGGTGACGCGCGAGTATCCGCCGGCGACCGCCGAAACGACTATCGACGCCTCCGGGCAGAGCGTGATTCCCGGCTTTGTCGACTCCCACACCCACAGCGTCTTCGCGGGCGATCGCTCGGACGAGTTCGCCGCCCGACTTCGGGGGGCGGACTACCAGGTGATCCTCGCCGAGGGTGGCGGGATCCTCCGGACCGTTCGCGCCGTTCGCGAGGCGAGCGACGACGAACTCGTCGCGAACCTGACGGCCCAGCTCGATGCGGCTCTCGAACACGGGACGACGACGGTCGAGGTCAAATCAGGCTACGGCCTCGACCGCGAGACGGAGCTTCGCCTGCTCGCGGCCATCCACCGGGCGGGCGAGTCGCATCCGGTCGACGTGGTTCCGACGTTCATGGGGGCTCACGCGGTTCCCGAAGACGAGGACGCCGAATCGTACACTGACCGGGTGATCGACGAGCAACTCCCGGCCGTCGCCGATCAGGGCATCGCGACCTTCTGCGACGTCTTCTGCGAGGAGGACGTCTTTACACCCGAGCAGAGCCGCCGGATCCTGGAAGCGGGGATGGATCATGGACTCGCGCCGAAGATTCATGCGGAGGAGTTCGCCCAAACCGGCGGGGCGCAGGTCGCGGCCGACGTCGGGGCCGTCAGCGCCGATCACCTCCTGCGTGCGACGGACGAGGACGCCGCAGCGCTCGCCGAGGCCGACGTGGTGGCGACCCTGCTTCCCGCGGCCGCGTTCTCACTCGACACGGAGTACGCCGATCCGACGCAGTTCACCGAGGCGGGTTCGACCGTCGCGCTGGCCTCCGACTTCAATCCTAACTGCCACGCACAGTCGATGGGGTTTACCGTCGCGCTGGCCTGTGCGAAGATGAAGATGACCCCCGAAGCCGCGCTTACGGCGGCCACCCGCGGTGGTGCGCGAGCCCTCGACGCCGGCGATGTCGGGGCGGGCGGCGGTTCCGGAGCGGCCGTCCGGTCCGAAGACGCCGGAACGATCCGGCCCGGCGCTCCCGGCGATCTACTCGTCCTCGACGCGCCGAGCTACGTCCACGTTCCCTACAGCTTCGGCGTGAATCGCGTCGCCACCGTCCTCAAGGGAGGCGAGCGCGTCCATGGGTGA
- a CDS encoding nucleoside deaminase: MSGSSFESFDHESHMRRTFDLAREAAARGDEPFGSVLVRDDEVVLTDSNRVVSEDDIRRHPELHLAHLAAREMTPEERAETVMYTSTEPCPMCAGGMATTGFARVVYSVGADDLAGLTGGTPSVRAADVLGDRTDVVGPVLLEEGLAVHESYGW, translated from the coding sequence GTGAGTGGATCATCGTTCGAGTCGTTCGACCACGAATCGCACATGCGACGCACGTTCGATCTCGCCCGCGAGGCGGCGGCCCGGGGCGACGAGCCGTTCGGAAGCGTCCTCGTCCGCGACGACGAGGTCGTGCTGACCGATTCGAATCGTGTCGTTTCCGAGGACGACATCCGCCGCCACCCGGAACTGCACCTCGCCCACCTCGCAGCGCGCGAGATGACTCCCGAGGAACGCGCGGAGACGGTCATGTACACCAGCACGGAACCGTGTCCGATGTGTGCCGGCGGGATGGCCACTACAGGGTTCGCCCGCGTCGTCTACAGCGTCGGCGCCGACGACCTCGCCGGCCTCACCGGGGGGACGCCCTCCGTCCGTGCGGCGGACGTCCTGGGTGATCGAACCGACGTCGTCGGTCCCGTTCTGCTCGAGGAGGGGCTCGCCGTCCACGAGTCGTACGGCTGGTGA
- a CDS encoding RidA family protein, giving the protein MRDDAGSVIHMQKTVIAPAQGHVEAGELDGPQCSLAVATHHPDCTRVEINGLVYPDGTARVQTRELLGLIEKILGDLDGSMADIVRLRWYVDDTVLDSATRGAIHEVRAEFFDYPQFPASCMIAVPSGESAATDSEPTGSASTGGNDPSGGEIELEATAIVPADGSWTVRTITGDETTDA; this is encoded by the coding sequence GTGAGAGACGACGCGGGATCCGTGATCCACATGCAAAAGACAGTCATCGCCCCCGCCCAGGGCCACGTCGAAGCTGGCGAACTTGACGGACCACAGTGTTCGCTGGCCGTCGCGACGCACCACCCGGATTGCACGCGCGTCGAGATCAACGGTCTCGTCTATCCCGACGGGACCGCCCGCGTACAGACACGCGAACTGCTCGGACTGATCGAGAAGATCCTCGGTGATCTCGACGGATCGATGGCCGATATCGTCAGACTCCGCTGGTACGTCGACGACACCGTCCTCGACTCGGCCACTCGCGGCGCGATCCACGAAGTCCGTGCTGAGTTCTTCGACTACCCGCAGTTCCCGGCGAGTTGCATGATCGCCGTCCCGTCCGGCGAGTCGGCCGCGACCGATAGCGAACCGACGGGTAGCGCGTCGACCGGTGGCAACGATCCGTCGGGCGGCGAGATCGAACTCGAGGCGACCGCGATCGTCCCGGCCGACGGCAGCTGGACCGTTCGAACGATCACGGGCGACGAAACGACCGATGCGTGA